The genomic interval CGCCGGACAGGTGTTCTTCTGCTCGCTCGCCGGATACGCGTTCGCGCGCTTGCATTTTCGTGGCCGTGAAGTGTTGTTCGTGGCCTATCTCGCCACCCTGATGGTGCCGCTGACCGTCACCGTGATCCCGCAATTCTTGCTCATGCGCGCCCTGGGCTGGGTGGACACGCCCTGGGCGATGATCGTGCCGGGCCTGTTCGGCAGCGCGTTCGGCACCTACCTCATGCGGCAGTTCTTCCGTACGCTCCCAGCGGAATTGGAGGAAGCCGCCATCCTCGATGGTTGCAGCACCTGGCAGGTCTACTGGCGAGTCCTGTTGCCGCACACCCGCCCCGCCCTCATGGTGCTCGCGGTGCTGACCTGGATCACCGTCTGGAACGACTTTCTCTGGCCGCTGATCATGATCCAGCGCAACGACATCGCCACCGCCACATTGGGTCTGGTGCGACTGCAAGGTCAGTATCACACCCAGTGGCCGATCCTGATGGCCGCCGCGATCGTCATCCTGCTGCCGCTGCTGGTGATCTACGCGATCGCCCAGCGCGCCTTCGTCCGCGGTATCGCGATGTCCGGCATGGGCGGACGCTAGCAGCGAAGCGAGCTATTCGCCGCGGTAGGTGCCGAAACTCCAGAGGTTGCCCTCCGGGTCGCGGACGCTGAACCCGCGCGAACCGTAATCCTCGTCCCGCAGGCCGCGGACCACGTCGGCGCCGGCGGCGGTGGCGCGTTCGAACAGCACGTCGGGGTCGTCGCAGACTACGTAGATATTGTCGTTGCCCGGCGTGCGGCTACCGAACGGCGAGTCGTCGCGGCCCGTCGAGCCGAACATGATGCCGCCGCCGAGCGGCCAGCGCAGTTCGCCGTGCTCGACGATCGACGGGTCGTCTTCCCGGGCGTAGAGGGCCGCTTCCTCGAAGCCGAAGGCTTTCACCAGGAAGGCGGCGGTGCCCCGAGCGTCGTTCAGCGCCAGGCAAGGCCAGACGCAGGCGATCTTGGTTTCCGTGGGATTCGTCATGCATTCAGCTTCATCCGCGCAGGTCGGGTTCGTCTTGGACGGATGGAATCTCCTCCGCCAGCCAGGTCGTCGGGCTGCAACCGGCCAAATCGGCGAAATCGCGATTGAGATGCGCCTGGTCGTAATAGCCGCAGGTGGCTGCGACCTGGGCGATCGTCACGAACGACGGGGTGCGCTCGATCATCCGCCGAGCCCGTTCGAAACGAGTGACGCGCGCCGCGAGCTTCGGGCTCAAACCGAATTCGGTGCCGAATCGGCGCGCGAGATGCTGCCGGGACCAGCCGATTTCGTCGGCCAGCGATCCAATGCCGGTGGTGCCGCCGGACCGCACCAACGCGCGCCAAGCCCATGCCAATTCGGGCGTGACGAGCCGGTCCGGGCGAGCCAGGCGCGTCAGCACCGCGTCACAGGCGGCGAAACGCTCCGGCCAGGAAGCCGGGCCTTGCAGCCGCTCCCACAGTTCCTCGCCGACCGGACCGGTCAGATCCGCGAATTCCAGTGAAGTGTTCCAGAGTTCACCCGCGGGCACGCCGAACAGGCTCCGGGACCCGAGCGGAGTCAGCGCGATCGCGACGCCTTCCTGATAACCGTCGTGCGCGATAGCCGCCGGACCGGCCTGCAAGCCGCTCAGCACACAGCGATAGTCGGCGGGAGACTGACGCGGATTCGTCTGCGCGACAACATCAATCGTGTGCCCGATAGCCACGATGAACGTCAGATGCCGCGACGGCAGCCCCCGATG from Nocardia goodfellowii carries:
- a CDS encoding VOC family protein, with protein sequence MTNPTETKIACVWPCLALNDARGTAAFLVKAFGFEEAALYAREDDPSIVEHGELRWPLGGGIMFGSTGRDDSPFGSRTPGNDNIYVVCDDPDVLFERATAAGADVVRGLRDEDYGSRGFSVRDPEGNLWSFGTYRGE
- a CDS encoding carbohydrate ABC transporter permease gives rise to the protein MHARIVRRVLGGVVAYLALAVIAWCALLPILWALSGSLKQDGEITEAAVLPEHPQWSNYGKVFELLPLGRMLFNTMVYAVCVTAGQVFFCSLAGYAFARLHFRGREVLFVAYLATLMVPLTVTVIPQFLLMRALGWVDTPWAMIVPGLFGSAFGTYLMRQFFRTLPAELEEAAILDGCSTWQVYWRVLLPHTRPALMVLAVLTWITVWNDFLWPLIMIQRNDIATATLGLVRLQGQYHTQWPILMAAAIVILLPLLVIYAIAQRAFVRGIAMSGMGGR
- a CDS encoding helix-turn-helix domain-containing protein yields the protein MEPTTEVVVGRPAPGLAGFIDHYIGYRMTGYEPGLHRGLPSRHLTFIVAIGHTIDVVAQTNPRQSPADYRCVLSGLQAGPAAIAHDGYQEGVAIALTPLGSRSLFGVPAGELWNTSLEFADLTGPVGEELWERLQGPASWPERFAACDAVLTRLARPDRLVTPELAWAWRALVRSGGTTGIGSLADEIGWSRQHLARRFGTEFGLSPKLAARVTRFERARRMIERTPSFVTIAQVAATCGYYDQAHLNRDFADLAGCSPTTWLAEEIPSVQDEPDLRG